In Sardina pilchardus chromosome 8, fSarPil1.1, whole genome shotgun sequence, a genomic segment contains:
- the spring1 gene encoding SREBP regulating gene protein — MVLRRLLRKRWVLGVVFGLSLIYFLTSTLKREERTIGDRTLLELRDSDHHIPWKVRFNLGNSSRQITQCRNSIQGKILLTDELGYVCERKDMLVNGCCNVNAPSSRQYICKTCLANGCCSIYEYCVSCCLQPDKQPLLERFLNRAAEGFQNLFTAVEDHFELCLAKCRTSSQSVQHENTYRNPQAKYCYGESPPELLPI; from the exons ATGGTGTTACGTAGACTCTTGAGGAAGCGTTGGGTCTTGGGGGTTGTTTTTGGATTGTCCCTGATCTACTTTCTCACTAGTACATTAAAGCGG GAGGAGCGGACCATCGGAGACCGGACCCTCTTGGAATTGAGGGACTCCGATCATCACATTCCATGGAAGGTCCGATTCAACTTGGGCAATAGCAGCAGACAAATAACACAATGCAGGAATTCTATACAGGGCAAGATTCTCCTCACAGACGAATTAG gatatgtgtgtgagcgaaaGGACATGTTGGTGAATGGCTGCTGTAATGTAAATGCACCTAGTTCCCGCCAGTACATTTGCAAAACCTGCCTGGCCAATGGATGCTGCAGCATCTATGAATACTGTGTATCTTGTTGCCTTCAACCTGACAAG CAACCTCTTCTGGAGCGCTTTCTCAACCGGGCTGCAGAGGGTTTTCAGAACCTCTTCACAGCAGTGGAAGATCACTTTGAGCTTTGCCTAGCCAAGTGCAGAACTTCTTCACAA AGTGTTCAGCATGAAAACACATACAGGAACCCACAAGCCAAATACTGCTATGGAGAAAGCCCACCAGAGCTTCTGCCAATATGA
- the rnft2 gene encoding RING finger and transmembrane domain-containing protein 2 isoform X1: METFFGICARSSFGALADRLGAMQRRHSSNTDGMPPERNRSQTLGSESSLDEGGVFDCLKPDSPTTPQQLFSGLVGVSSGAVTSAPFQAAGLVLGSPPDVFIQMTTSSREESSHRTESQPFLPRQAQHHLHHHHHFHQASQSRSSLLHSASSSVTDRHSSRDEVGEDPSTPAPALSELKAVVSWLQRGIPFILILLVKVCFQHKLGIAVCIGMASTFAFANSALKHQVSLREERSVFVTLWIVVFLAGNIAYLYYTFSSEELYNSLIFAKPSINSFDFFDLIWVVGITDFVLKYITIGFKCIILFLPKILLAFKSRGKFYLIIEELSQLFRALVPIQLWYKYIMGEDPSNSYFLGAMLIIIYSLCKSFDVCGRISAIRKALVVLCSSQSYGMRASSQQCTEAGDVCAICQSEFRDPVALLCQHVFCEDCLCQWFDRERTCPLCRSAVIETVRCWKDGTTSAHFQIY; this comes from the exons ATGGAGACGTTCTTTGGAATATGTGCCAGGTCCAG TTTTGGAGCACTTGCTGACAGACTGGGTGCCATGCAGAGAAGACACAGCAGTAACACAGATGGCATGCCACCAGAGAG GAACAGGAGCCAAACACTAGGCTCTGAAAGCAGCCTCGATGAAGGTGGAGTATTTGACTGCCTTAAGCCAGACTCTCCCACAACCCCTCAGCAACTCTTCTCTGGATTGGTTGGGGTGTCGTCTGGCGCGGTGACCTCGGCACCCTTCCAGGCTGCTGGGCTGGTCTTGGGCTCGCCTCCGGACGTGTTCATCCAGATGACCACGTCCTCCAGGGAGGAGAGTTCCCACCGCACCGAGAGCCAGCCGTTCCTGCCTCGCCAGGCCCAGCAccatcttcatcaccatcaccacttcCACCAGGCATCGCAGAGCCGCTCCTCGCTGCTGcactcggcctcctcctccgtcaCTGACCGCCACAGCAGCCGGGACGAGGTGGGCGAGGACCCCTCCACCCCTGCACCGGCCCTCTCAGAGCTTAAGGCAGTGGTCAGCTGGTTGCAGAGGGGCATCCCCTTTATCCTAATACTCCTGGTCAAAGTGTGTTTCCAGCATAAGTTAG GTATTGCTGTATGTATTGGAATGGCAAGCACGTTTGCCTTTGCCAACTCGGCTCTGAAACACCAGGTGTCTTTACGG GAGGAGAGGTCTGTGTTTGTCACGCTCTGGATTGTGGTTTTCCTCGCAGGGAACATTGCGTACCTGTATTACACATTTAGTTCAGAAGAGCTCTACAACAG CCTTATATTTGCCAAGCCAAGTATCAACAGCTTTGACTTCTTCGATCTCATCTGGGTGGTTGGCATCACTGATTTTGTCCTGAAGTATATCACCATTGGATTCAAATGCATCATTCTGTTCCTTCCCAAAATCCTCCTGGCTTTCAAATCCAGG GGGAAGTTCTATTTGATCATAGAGGAGCTGAGTCAACTGTTCCGGGCTTTGGTGCCCATCCAGTTGTGGTACAAGTACATTATGGGGGAAGACCCTTCAAACAGCTATTTCCTCGGGGCCATGCTGATAATCATCTACAGCCTTTGCAAG tccttTGATGTTTGTGGGAGAATATCAGCCATCCGCAAAGCCTTGGTGGTTCTGTGTAGCTCTCAG AGTTACGGCATGAGGGCTAGCAGCCAGCAGTGCACTGAAGCAGGAGACGTGTGTGCCATCTGCCAGTCTGAGTTCAGAGACCCTGTGGCTTTGCTCTGCCAG CACGTCTTCTGTGAGGACTGTCTGTGCCAGTGGTTTGATCGAGAGCGAACATGCCCGCTGTGCCGCTCGGCAGTCATTGAGACGGTACGCTGCTGGAAGGATGGCACCACCTCGGCACACTTTCAGATCTATTAG
- the rnft2 gene encoding RING finger and transmembrane domain-containing protein 2 isoform X2, with product MQRRHSSNTDGMPPERNRSQTLGSESSLDEGGVFDCLKPDSPTTPQQLFSGLVGVSSGAVTSAPFQAAGLVLGSPPDVFIQMTTSSREESSHRTESQPFLPRQAQHHLHHHHHFHQASQSRSSLLHSASSSVTDRHSSRDEVGEDPSTPAPALSELKAVVSWLQRGIPFILILLVKVCFQHKLGIAVCIGMASTFAFANSALKHQVSLREERSVFVTLWIVVFLAGNIAYLYYTFSSEELYNSLIFAKPSINSFDFFDLIWVVGITDFVLKYITIGFKCIILFLPKILLAFKSRGKFYLIIEELSQLFRALVPIQLWYKYIMGEDPSNSYFLGAMLIIIYSLCKSFDVCGRISAIRKALVVLCSSQSYGMRASSQQCTEAGDVCAICQSEFRDPVALLCQHVFCEDCLCQWFDRERTCPLCRSAVIETVRCWKDGTTSAHFQIY from the exons ATGCAGAGAAGACACAGCAGTAACACAGATGGCATGCCACCAGAGAG GAACAGGAGCCAAACACTAGGCTCTGAAAGCAGCCTCGATGAAGGTGGAGTATTTGACTGCCTTAAGCCAGACTCTCCCACAACCCCTCAGCAACTCTTCTCTGGATTGGTTGGGGTGTCGTCTGGCGCGGTGACCTCGGCACCCTTCCAGGCTGCTGGGCTGGTCTTGGGCTCGCCTCCGGACGTGTTCATCCAGATGACCACGTCCTCCAGGGAGGAGAGTTCCCACCGCACCGAGAGCCAGCCGTTCCTGCCTCGCCAGGCCCAGCAccatcttcatcaccatcaccacttcCACCAGGCATCGCAGAGCCGCTCCTCGCTGCTGcactcggcctcctcctccgtcaCTGACCGCCACAGCAGCCGGGACGAGGTGGGCGAGGACCCCTCCACCCCTGCACCGGCCCTCTCAGAGCTTAAGGCAGTGGTCAGCTGGTTGCAGAGGGGCATCCCCTTTATCCTAATACTCCTGGTCAAAGTGTGTTTCCAGCATAAGTTAG GTATTGCTGTATGTATTGGAATGGCAAGCACGTTTGCCTTTGCCAACTCGGCTCTGAAACACCAGGTGTCTTTACGG GAGGAGAGGTCTGTGTTTGTCACGCTCTGGATTGTGGTTTTCCTCGCAGGGAACATTGCGTACCTGTATTACACATTTAGTTCAGAAGAGCTCTACAACAG CCTTATATTTGCCAAGCCAAGTATCAACAGCTTTGACTTCTTCGATCTCATCTGGGTGGTTGGCATCACTGATTTTGTCCTGAAGTATATCACCATTGGATTCAAATGCATCATTCTGTTCCTTCCCAAAATCCTCCTGGCTTTCAAATCCAGG GGGAAGTTCTATTTGATCATAGAGGAGCTGAGTCAACTGTTCCGGGCTTTGGTGCCCATCCAGTTGTGGTACAAGTACATTATGGGGGAAGACCCTTCAAACAGCTATTTCCTCGGGGCCATGCTGATAATCATCTACAGCCTTTGCAAG tccttTGATGTTTGTGGGAGAATATCAGCCATCCGCAAAGCCTTGGTGGTTCTGTGTAGCTCTCAG AGTTACGGCATGAGGGCTAGCAGCCAGCAGTGCACTGAAGCAGGAGACGTGTGTGCCATCTGCCAGTCTGAGTTCAGAGACCCTGTGGCTTTGCTCTGCCAG CACGTCTTCTGTGAGGACTGTCTGTGCCAGTGGTTTGATCGAGAGCGAACATGCCCGCTGTGCCGCTCGGCAGTCATTGAGACGGTACGCTGCTGGAAGGATGGCACCACCTCGGCACACTTTCAGATCTATTAG